The sequence GTTCACCGGCATCGCCATTGCCTTCCTGCTGCGCGACACCTCGGGCCACCAGGACTGGTCGCGCGTGCTGTGGGGCGACCTGCTGGGTCTGCTGGGCGGTGCGTCCTGGGGCGCCACCACCGTGGTGATCCGCACCACGCGGCTGAGCAGCCTGCCGGCCACGCAGACGCTGCTCTACCAGCTGCTTGGCGCCTTCGTGCTGCTCATGCCGGCGGCCTTGCTGATGGGGCACACCACCTTCAACCCCAGCCCCCTGATCTGGGCCAGTCTGGCGTTCCAGTCGGTGGTGGTGGCCTTCGTCAGCTTCCTGGTCTGGTTCTGGCTCATGGGCCGCTACCTCGCGTCCCGCCTGGGCGTGCTGACCTTCCTCACGCCCTTGTTCGGCGTGGTGCTGGGAGCCTGGCTGCTGAGCGAGCCCATCGAGTCCAGCTTCCTCGCCGGCGCCCTGCTGGTGCTGGCCGGCGTGGTGCTGGTGAGCGGTCACGCCTGGCTGGGCCAGCTGTGGCGGCGCTGGGGGTCGGGTTTGTCCGCTCCTTGACATTCCCCCCAATGGCGTCCGAAATGGGGCCATGCAACCAGCACAGTCCAGCAGCGACGCAGAAGAACAACTTCACAAGAACCAGCTGTTGCTGAAAATGGCGGGCCGGGCGGCGCGGCTGGGCGGGTGGAGCTTTGACGCCGGCTCCGAGGTGCTGACCTGGTCGGACGAAACCTGTGAGATCCACGGCCTCCCCGGCGGATACCAGCCGACACTGGCCGAAGGCATTGCCTGCTACGCGCCGGCCTACCGCGCCGCCATCGCAGCCCTGGTGAGCCGGTGCCTGGTCGATGGCACGCCGTTTGATCTCGAAGCCGAGATGGACACGGCGGACCAGCGGCGCATCTGGGTGCGCGCCATCGGTGAACCGGTGCGCGACGCCAGTGGATCGGTCACGGGCCTCCAGGGCGCCCTGCAGGACATCACGACACAGCGCGCCCACGAGATCGAACGCCATGCGCTGGCCACCAAGCTCAGCGCCACGCTGCACAACATGTCCGACGCCTTCTTCACGCTGGACCGCGAATGGCGCATCACCTTCGTCAATGAAGAGATGACACGCGCGGTGAACCGCAAGCGCGAGGACATGCTGCACCAACGCATGTGGGATGTCTTCCCCGGCACGGAAAACGGCCTGTTCCACCGAAGCTTCCAGCGCGCCGTGGACACCGGACGGGTGTCCAACGAAGTCGGGTTTTACAAGCCACTGGGCAAGTGGTTCGAGTTGCGCACGCACCCCACCGAGGACGGCGTGGCGGTGTACTTCCAGGACGTGACGCAAAAGCGCCAGGACGAGGAACAGCTGCGCCTGCTGCAGGCCTGTGTGGAGCGCATGAACGACATCATCGTGGTCACCGAAGCCGAGCCGGTGGACGGCTTGTGGCCCCGGGTGCTCTACGTGAACGAAGCCTTCGAGCGGCACACCGGCTACCAGCCGCACGAGATCATCGGCAAGACCCCGCGCCTGCTGCAGGGCCCGCGCACGCAGCGCGATGTGCTGGACCGCATCCGCACCCACCTGGAGCGCTGGGAGCCGGTGCGGGAAGAGGTGCTCAACTACACCAAGAACGGCGACGAGATCTGGCTGGAACTGGACATCGTTCCCATCACCGATGCCGAGGGCCGGTACACGCACTGGATTTCGATCGAACGCAACATCACCGAACGCAAGCGTGCGGCCGATGCGCTGCGCCAGAAGGAGAACCTGCTCAAGGTGGGAGGCCGCGTCGGCAAGATCGGCGGCTGGACCGCCCTGCCCACCACCAACGCGGTGGAGTGGTCCGACGAGATCTACGCCATGCTGGACTGGCCCCGCGCCTCGCCACCCACGCTGGGCGAGTTCCTCGCGGTCTTTTCTTCCGGTTCACGAGCGGCATTCAAGGGAGCGTTGAACACGTGTGCGACGCTCGGCACGGGCTTCGACCGCGAGTTCCAGATCACCACATGCGCCGGCGAGCTGAAATGGGTGCGCGCAGTCGCAGAGCCCGCGCTGACCGAAGCGGGCCACGTGAGCGGCGTACACGGCGCGCTGCAGGACACGACGGTGATGAAGCAGGTGGAAGAACGCCTGCGCGAACAGGCTGCGCTGCTGGACAAGGCGCAAGACGCCATCTGGGTGCTCAACCTGGACGGAACGGTGGCGTTCTGGAACCGCAGCGCCGAACGCATCTACGGCTGGACGGTGGAGGAGGTGCGCCACCGCGGCGCGCGCGAGCTGCTGTTCAACAACCCCAGCGTGTTCGACCGCTGCCAGCAGACGGTGATGGAACAGGGCGAATGGGTGGGCGAGATCGAGCACAAGACGCAGGACGGCAAGCACCTCCTGCTGGTGTCGCGCTGGACGCTGGTGCGGGACGAAGCGGGACAACCGCGCTCTATCCTGGCCATCAACACCGACATCACGCACCAGAAGCTGCTGGAACAGCAATTCCTGCGTGCGCAGCGCATGGAGAGCATCGGCACGCTGGCCGGCGGCATTGCGCACGACCTGAACAACGTGCTGGCGCCGATCATGATGTCGATCGAACTGCTCAAGGGCTCACTGCCCGACCCGGACGACCAGGCGGTGCTCAAGACCATCGCGGTGAGTGCCCGGCGCGGCGCCGACATGATCAAGCAGGTGCTCTCGTTCGCGCGGGGGGTCGAGGGCAAACGGCACGAGGTGCGCATCACCGACGTGTTGCGCGATCTCGACCAGATCCTGAGCGAGACCATCCCCAAGAACATCTCCATCGTCTCCAGTGTGGCGCCCGACCTCTGGCAGGTGCAGGCCGACCCGACCCAATTGCAGCAGGTGCTGATGAACCTGTGCGTGAATGCCCGGGACGCGATGCCGGGCGGCGGGCGCATCACCATCTCGGCAGACAACCTGGCGGTGGACGCGCACTACGCGGCCATGAACATCGAAGCCCGCGTGGGCGCCTACGTGAAGATCGAGGTGGAAGACAACGGCGCGGGCATCCCGCCCGACATCCAGGACCGCGTGTTCGACCCGTTCTTCACCACCAAGCCGGTGGGCGAAGGCACCGGCCTGGGGCTGGCCACCACCCTGGCCATCGTCAAGAGCCACGGCGGCTTTGTGCGCCTGTACAGCGAGGTCGACAAGGGCACACGCTTTCGCATCTACCTGCCCGCCGATCCCCAGGCCGAGGGCGCGCAGAGCAGCCCGGCGCCCAGCTCCGTGCCGCGGGGCAACGGCGAACTCATCATGGTGGTGGACGACGAGGCGGCCATCCGGGAGGTGACCCGCCAGACACTGGAGGCCTACGGTTACCGGGTGGTGGTGGCCGCCAACGGCGCCGAGGCCGTGGCACTGTATGCGCAGAACGTGCAGGGAATCGCGCTGGTGATGACCGACATGATGATGCCGGTGATGGACGGGCCGGCGACCGTGCGGGCGTTGCGGCAGATCAACCCCCTGGTCAAACTCATCGGAGCCAGCGGCATCTCGCAAAACGGTCAGGTGGCGCGGGCCACGGGCGCAGGCCTGCACCACTTTCTGCCCAAGCCCTACACCGCCGACGTGATGCTCCGGCTGATCGACACGGTCTTGAAGACTTGAGGCCTTTCAGGCCGGTGCCCAGAACACGCTGAACCAACCCTTCGGGTCGCTCCAGTGGCGCGCGGGGCCGAAGCCGGCGTCCTGCAGCACCGCTTCAAAGTCCTCGGGCTCCCACTTGTACGAACTCTCGGTGTGCAGGCGTTCGCCGGCGGCAAACACGCGCTGTCCGCCGGGCCAGCGCACGGTCTGCTCCGTGCCGGCTTCCAGGTGCATTTCAATTCGCGAGCGCGCCGTGTTGAACAACCCCACGTGCTGCCACGCGGCGGGTGCGAAGTCGGCCCCCAGCACACGGTTCACATTGAGCAGCAGGTTGCGGTTGAAGGCGGCCGTGACACCCAGCGCGTCGTCGTAGGCAGGCTCCAGCACGGCGCGCGGTTTGACACGATCCACACCGATCAACAGGCCGCCGCCCTCTCCGCCCGAGCGGCACACCGCGTGCGCCTGCCTGAGCAGAACCAGCGCCTCGGCGGGGTTGAAGTTGCCGATGCTGGAGCCGGGGTAGAAGACCACGCGCGGCGCCTGTGCGCCCGGTCCATCGGCCAGCCAGTCGGCCACCTCGGCGCCGAGCGCGAAGCGGCTTGAAAAATCCATGCCCAGGCCCAGCATGGCCAGCGAAGGATGCTGCTGCTGCAGCTGCTGCAAGGTGTCGCGCAAGTACTCCACCGAAATGTCGATGGCCACGTAGGCCGACGGCCGCAGCACCGGGAACAGGCGCGCGGCCTTGGCGCAGCTGCCCGCGCCCAGGTCGAGCAGGATCGATCCGCCGGGCACCACGCGGGCCATGTCGGCGCCATGCCGCTGGAAGATCGATGTTTCGGTGCGCGTGGGGTAGTACTCGGGCAGCTCAGTGATGGCGTCGAACAGGCGCGAGCCGAGTGCGTCGTACAAAAACTTGGGCGAAATGTTCGCGGGCGTGTGCAGCAGCCCGGCCACCAGCTCGGCACGCAAGGCAGCCTGGTCCTCGTGGTGCAACTGGATGAAGGGCGGTGCAGAGGTCTGAATGGTCATGGGCACTTTCTGGAAGGGTCTTTATAGCGGAGCTGTGTTTCACCGTCGGTGGGGTGGCCCACTTTCTTACAGGGTCTTGCAAAGCTGACTGGCACTGCCCCGGCGGCCCGCCGGGTTGAAGCATGTCGGGTCTAATACGCCCTCCCCAATCCCTCTTACCCGGATTCAACATGCTCACAAACACCCCCCGCACCCTGCGCGCACTCTTCACCTGCGCCGTGCTCGCCGTCTCTGCCGCTGCCCACGCACAAGCCGTGTTCCGCGTCACCACCATCCCCGAAGAAGCCGCCACCGAGCAGATCCGCAAGTTCACGCCGCTGGCCTCCTACCTCGAAAAGCAACTGGGCGTGAAGGTCGAGTTCACCCCGGTGAGCGACTACCCGGCCGCCGTGGAAGCGCTGGTCAACAAGAAGGTTGATCTGGTGTGGTTCGGCGGTTTCACCTTTGTGCAGGCCAACATCCGCTCGGGTGGCAAGGTCGTGCCGCTGGCGCAGCGCGAGGAAGACACCAAGTTCCAGTCGGTCTTCATTGCCAAGACCGATTCGGGCATCAAGACCCTGGCCGACATGAAGGGCAAGCAGGTCTCGTTCGGCTCGCAGAGCAGCACCTCGGGCCACCTGATGCCGCGCAGCTTCCTGCTGGCCGCCAACATCGAACCTGAAAAGGACTTCCGCCGCATCGCCTACAGCGGCGCACACGACGCCACCATCGCCTCGGTGGTGAGCGGCAAGGTCGACGCCGCCGCGCTCGACATCACGGTCTGGAAAAAATTCGTCGCCGAAAACAAGGTCGACACCAAGGCCGTCGACGTGTTCTTCACCACGCCCGGTTACTTCAACTACAACTGGTCGGTGCACGCCGACACCCCGGTGGCGATGCAGCAGAAGATCAAGGCTGCACTCATCGGCCTGTCGCCCGCCAACCCCGAGCACGCCGAGATCCTCAAGCTCAACCGCGCCACGCGCTACATCGAAACCAAGCCCGAGAACTACAAGGGCCTGGAAGCCGCTGCGCGCAGCGCCGGCCTGCTCTGATTCGCCAGGCGGTCGGTTGAACATCACCCTGCAAGGCGTCTTTGCACGCCACCCCGCAGCGCGCGCGGGTCACGCCCCTGCGCTGCGCTCGCTCGACCTGAAGATCGCCTCGGGCGAGCAGGTCGCGGTGATCGGGCCGTCGGGCGCCGGCAAGACCACGCTGCTGCAGGTCATGGCCTGCGCGCTGCCGCCCACCGGCGGCGAGTTCACACTCGACGGCCGCAACCCCTGGACGCTGCCACGCAGCGCACTGCAGCGCCAGCGCGGCCAGTTGTTTCTGGCCCCGCAGGTGCCGCCGCTGCCGCCGCGCCAGCGTGTGGTCACCTCGGTGCTCGCGGCCAGGCTGCCGGCCATGGGTTTGTTGGCCAGCCTGCGCTCGCTCTTCTA is a genomic window of Hydrogenophaga sp. RAC07 containing:
- a CDS encoding DMT family transporter, with the protein product MDTRQALDTRAIGLMVLLCLTWSLQQIALKATAADFSPILQIAVRSGIAAALVGLLMWRRGEGSLLADGAWKPGAVAGALFGLEFLLVGEGLGHTSAAHMVVFLYTAPIFAALGLQWKLPSERLAPLQWLGIFMAFTGIAIAFLLRDTSGHQDWSRVLWGDLLGLLGGASWGATTVVIRTTRLSSLPATQTLLYQLLGAFVLLMPAALLMGHTTFNPSPLIWASLAFQSVVVAFVSFLVWFWLMGRYLASRLGVLTFLTPLFGVVLGAWLLSEPIESSFLAGALLVLAGVVLVSGHAWLGQLWRRWGSGLSAP
- a CDS encoding PAS domain-containing hybrid sensor histidine kinase/response regulator, which translates into the protein MQPAQSSSDAEEQLHKNQLLLKMAGRAARLGGWSFDAGSEVLTWSDETCEIHGLPGGYQPTLAEGIACYAPAYRAAIAALVSRCLVDGTPFDLEAEMDTADQRRIWVRAIGEPVRDASGSVTGLQGALQDITTQRAHEIERHALATKLSATLHNMSDAFFTLDREWRITFVNEEMTRAVNRKREDMLHQRMWDVFPGTENGLFHRSFQRAVDTGRVSNEVGFYKPLGKWFELRTHPTEDGVAVYFQDVTQKRQDEEQLRLLQACVERMNDIIVVTEAEPVDGLWPRVLYVNEAFERHTGYQPHEIIGKTPRLLQGPRTQRDVLDRIRTHLERWEPVREEVLNYTKNGDEIWLELDIVPITDAEGRYTHWISIERNITERKRAADALRQKENLLKVGGRVGKIGGWTALPTTNAVEWSDEIYAMLDWPRASPPTLGEFLAVFSSGSRAAFKGALNTCATLGTGFDREFQITTCAGELKWVRAVAEPALTEAGHVSGVHGALQDTTVMKQVEERLREQAALLDKAQDAIWVLNLDGTVAFWNRSAERIYGWTVEEVRHRGARELLFNNPSVFDRCQQTVMEQGEWVGEIEHKTQDGKHLLLVSRWTLVRDEAGQPRSILAINTDITHQKLLEQQFLRAQRMESIGTLAGGIAHDLNNVLAPIMMSIELLKGSLPDPDDQAVLKTIAVSARRGADMIKQVLSFARGVEGKRHEVRITDVLRDLDQILSETIPKNISIVSSVAPDLWQVQADPTQLQQVLMNLCVNARDAMPGGGRITISADNLAVDAHYAAMNIEARVGAYVKIEVEDNGAGIPPDIQDRVFDPFFTTKPVGEGTGLGLATTLAIVKSHGGFVRLYSEVDKGTRFRIYLPADPQAEGAQSSPAPSSVPRGNGELIMVVDDEAAIREVTRQTLEAYGYRVVVAANGAEAVALYAQNVQGIALVMTDMMMPVMDGPATVRALRQINPLVKLIGASGISQNGQVARATGAGLHHFLPKPYTADVMLRLIDTVLKT
- the egtD gene encoding L-histidine N(alpha)-methyltransferase gives rise to the protein MTIQTSAPPFIQLHHEDQAALRAELVAGLLHTPANISPKFLYDALGSRLFDAITELPEYYPTRTETSIFQRHGADMARVVPGGSILLDLGAGSCAKAARLFPVLRPSAYVAIDISVEYLRDTLQQLQQQHPSLAMLGLGMDFSSRFALGAEVADWLADGPGAQAPRVVFYPGSSIGNFNPAEALVLLRQAHAVCRSGGEGGGLLIGVDRVKPRAVLEPAYDDALGVTAAFNRNLLLNVNRVLGADFAPAAWQHVGLFNTARSRIEMHLEAGTEQTVRWPGGQRVFAAGERLHTESSYKWEPEDFEAVLQDAGFGPARHWSDPKGWFSVFWAPA
- a CDS encoding putative selenate ABC transporter substrate-binding protein; its protein translation is MLTNTPRTLRALFTCAVLAVSAAAHAQAVFRVTTIPEEAATEQIRKFTPLASYLEKQLGVKVEFTPVSDYPAAVEALVNKKVDLVWFGGFTFVQANIRSGGKVVPLAQREEDTKFQSVFIAKTDSGIKTLADMKGKQVSFGSQSSTSGHLMPRSFLLAANIEPEKDFRRIAYSGAHDATIASVVSGKVDAAALDITVWKKFVAENKVDTKAVDVFFTTPGYFNYNWSVHADTPVAMQQKIKAALIGLSPANPEHAEILKLNRATRYIETKPENYKGLEAAARSAGLL